A genome region from Stenotrophomonas maltophilia includes the following:
- a CDS encoding DUF1304 domain-containing protein, whose protein sequence is MYWIALALTLLVALLHVYFLVLEMFLWTRPLGLKTFRNTPQKAETTRVLAANQGLYNGFLAAGIVVGLVIDQPALVTFSLACVVVAGCYGAYSVSRRIFMIQAVPAILALVLRAVA, encoded by the coding sequence ATGTACTGGATCGCACTCGCCCTGACGCTGCTGGTCGCCCTGCTGCACGTCTACTTCCTGGTGCTGGAGATGTTCCTGTGGACCCGTCCGCTGGGCCTGAAGACGTTCCGCAACACGCCGCAGAAGGCAGAGACCACGCGCGTGCTGGCGGCCAATCAGGGCTTGTACAACGGCTTCCTGGCGGCGGGCATCGTGGTGGGGCTGGTGATCGACCAGCCGGCGCTGGTGACGTTCTCGCTGGCGTGCGTGGTGGTGGCGGGGTGTTATGGCGCGTACAGCGTGAGCCGGCGCATTTTCATGATCCAGGCGGTGCCGGCGATCCTGGCGCTGGTTCTTCGCGCGGTGGCGTAG
- a CDS encoding TetR/AcrR family transcriptional regulator, which translates to MNQPDASAGEPRAGRNSRLSAEDWAQAALDLIAEQGVGAVAVEPLARRLGVTKGSFYWHFPSRDALLQAALERWELFEQEQVFGSLEDVPDPRVRLRQLFQMVAHEVQPHIIYSELLKALDHPMVRPVIDRVSQRRLDYLVASFRQAGLSSTDARHRARLAYAAYVGFLQLSLQLQQPKQAREDFEAYVEHLIETLIPS; encoded by the coding sequence ATGAATCAACCTGACGCTTCCGCCGGCGAACCGCGCGCCGGCCGCAACAGCCGCCTGAGTGCCGAAGACTGGGCCCAGGCAGCTCTCGATCTGATTGCTGAACAAGGTGTGGGTGCCGTCGCGGTGGAACCGTTGGCGCGGCGCCTGGGTGTGACCAAGGGCAGTTTCTACTGGCACTTCCCGTCGCGTGATGCGCTGCTGCAGGCGGCGCTGGAACGCTGGGAACTGTTCGAACAGGAACAGGTGTTCGGCAGCCTGGAGGATGTGCCGGATCCGCGCGTGCGCCTGCGCCAGTTGTTCCAGATGGTGGCGCACGAAGTGCAGCCGCACATCATCTACAGCGAACTGCTGAAGGCGCTGGACCACCCGATGGTGCGCCCGGTGATCGACCGCGTGTCGCAGCGCCGGCTCGACTACCTGGTTGCTTCGTTCCGCCAGGCCGGGCTCAGCTCCACCGATGCACGGCATCGCGCACGCCTGGCCTATGCAGCCTACGTTGGCTTCCTGCAGCTTTCGCTGCAGCTGCAGCAACCCAAGCAGGCCCGCGAGGATTTCGAGGCCTATGTCGAGCATCTGATCGAGACGCTCATTCCCAGCTGA
- a CDS encoding alpha/beta fold hydrolase — MVTSPTPAAFHDLRLEAAHGARLAATASDHGRRGRVLFAHGFGQTRHAWNATARALSAAGLQTLAYDARGHGDSDWNAAELPYHGEQFADDLIVLAGEQPRPPVLVAASMGGLFGLLAESRWPGLFSAMVLVDITPRWDTAGVERILAFMTAHPDGFASLTQAADVISAYMPHRPRKSEQSLRALLREDGQGRWRWHWDPRLVAELARDSEQHQDALAEAARQVKCPLLLVSGGRSDLVTPQTVAEFLALAPHARHVQLPQATHMVAGDDNDAFTATVLDYLDVLPAADAAASSATNEHVTGARS; from the coding sequence ATGGTTACGTCCCCTACTCCCGCTGCGTTCCATGATCTTCGCCTGGAGGCCGCCCATGGCGCGCGCCTGGCTGCGACTGCCAGCGACCATGGCCGCCGTGGCCGGGTGCTGTTCGCGCATGGCTTCGGCCAGACCCGGCATGCCTGGAACGCCACCGCGCGGGCCCTGTCTGCGGCGGGACTGCAGACATTGGCCTACGACGCTCGTGGCCACGGCGATTCGGACTGGAATGCCGCCGAACTGCCCTATCACGGCGAACAGTTCGCTGATGACCTCATCGTGCTGGCCGGGGAACAGCCGCGCCCGCCGGTGCTGGTCGCAGCCTCGATGGGTGGCCTGTTCGGCCTGCTGGCCGAATCGCGCTGGCCGGGCCTGTTCTCGGCGATGGTGCTGGTGGACATCACCCCGCGCTGGGATACCGCCGGTGTTGAACGCATCCTGGCCTTCATGACCGCCCATCCCGACGGCTTCGCCTCGCTCACCCAGGCCGCCGATGTGATCTCGGCCTACATGCCGCACCGTCCGCGCAAATCCGAGCAGTCGCTGCGCGCGCTGCTGCGCGAGGACGGCCAGGGCCGCTGGCGCTGGCACTGGGACCCGCGCCTGGTGGCCGAACTGGCGCGCGACAGCGAGCAGCACCAGGATGCGCTGGCCGAGGCCGCACGCCAGGTGAAATGCCCGCTGCTGCTGGTCAGCGGCGGCCGCAGCGACCTGGTCACGCCACAGACCGTGGCCGAATTCCTGGCGTTGGCGCCGCACGCGCGTCACGTACAGCTGCCGCAGGCCACGCACATGGTCGCCGGCGATGACAACGACGCCTTTACCGCTACTGTGTTGGACTATCTGGACGTGTTGCCCGCAGCGGATGCTGCGGCTTCGTCCGCCACAAACGAGCACGTCACCGGAGCACGCTCATGA
- a CDS encoding TonB-dependent receptor domain-containing protein: MKLNSNKLRDAVCVALAASAASVAGTGVASAQTATNLDRIEVTGSRIRTVDVETAQPVLTLSRADIEKQGFSSVADILQNISAVGTPPISRAQPLSSGEAVGGTYISLRDLGATRTLVLLNGKRLGITTGGLQDISTVPVSAIERIEVLKDGASSIYGSDAIAGVINIITRTNFEGATGSVYYGQYSEGDGATRTMDFTMGVKGERGSLTIGAEYAKEDKVRAADRPYGAFPRSANHPDFGWTTVGEFGGFVSRPADGLPGVTYPAASASNPNREVRVILREGGNASNKADYIAQNVNSFSTQDKTNTNLQTDLRTPQERRAVFVDGIYDLTDNVRLRTNMLYSFRDSNRQIAGYPYGALAFGSPISARSVFNPLGADIANWWRRTSEVPRNTRAELTTFRFSGGLEGSFEFSDRLFDWDVGYLYNNNKLVQTSTGDLNLTALRAAVGPSFINSSGVAQCGTVANPIGLNQCVPYNPFLHAGIQSNGANGALTGNTALQNLLFPSAHSTAETTTKVVTANLAGSLFTLPAGDLGFAVGIEHRKETGSFSPDALVQSGNTSGLANFPTGGGYKVDEVYAEFNVPILADLPGARELSLNAATRHSDYDTFGTTLNSKFGFKWKPIDSLLIRGTWAEGFRAPTIADLYSGGSQSFDFFTDPCDSVYGAARTNAAVRARCAAALPAGVNVNNFRQQQQGFTPTTAASSQTPLAFVSGSNDQLTPETSTSKTLGFVWSPGFIQNFNMSLDWWEIRVENTIISDTANLILNDCYINDIAARCSAFTRDPVTGIVNNLKRTGINAGYREVEGFDLDVSYRLPTDRFGNFSAQWTSTYTSRDDLVTTKNPVTHPNPRTGVGWAGGAFRVRSNLNLGWEMGDFGASWTVRYFSGMKESCLSAVTFPEECNLPNYASPNNQGVAVGSATNQRGATVFNDVQLRWNAPWNATVAVGANNVFGRVGPTMYSQPSANVSYYGGFDIGRFLYMKYTQRF; this comes from the coding sequence ATGAAGTTGAACAGCAACAAGCTGCGCGATGCAGTGTGCGTTGCGCTGGCCGCCAGCGCCGCATCCGTTGCCGGCACCGGTGTGGCGTCTGCCCAGACCGCCACCAACCTGGACCGCATTGAAGTCACCGGTTCGCGCATCCGTACCGTCGACGTCGAAACTGCCCAGCCGGTCCTGACCCTCAGCCGCGCCGACATCGAGAAGCAGGGCTTCTCGTCGGTCGCTGACATCCTGCAGAACATCAGCGCCGTGGGTACGCCGCCGATCAGCCGTGCCCAGCCGCTGTCCTCGGGCGAAGCCGTCGGCGGCACCTACATCAGCCTGCGCGACCTGGGTGCCACCCGCACCCTGGTGCTGCTCAACGGCAAGCGCCTGGGCATCACCACCGGTGGCCTGCAGGACATCTCGACCGTGCCGGTCTCGGCCATCGAGCGCATCGAAGTGCTGAAGGACGGCGCTTCGTCGATCTACGGTTCCGATGCCATCGCCGGCGTCATCAACATCATCACCCGTACCAACTTCGAAGGCGCCACCGGCAGCGTCTACTACGGCCAGTACAGTGAAGGCGACGGTGCCACCCGCACCATGGACTTCACCATGGGCGTGAAGGGTGAGCGCGGTTCGCTGACCATCGGTGCCGAGTACGCCAAGGAAGACAAGGTGCGGGCGGCGGATCGTCCGTACGGTGCGTTCCCGCGCAGCGCCAACCACCCGGACTTCGGCTGGACCACCGTCGGCGAGTTCGGCGGTTTCGTCAGCCGTCCGGCCGATGGCCTGCCGGGCGTCACCTATCCGGCCGCCAGTGCATCCAACCCGAACCGCGAAGTGCGCGTGATCCTGCGTGAGGGTGGCAACGCGAGCAACAAGGCCGACTACATCGCGCAGAACGTCAACAGCTTCTCCACCCAGGACAAGACCAACACCAACCTGCAGACCGACCTGCGTACCCCGCAGGAGCGCCGTGCGGTGTTCGTCGATGGCATCTACGACCTGACCGACAACGTGCGCCTGCGCACCAACATGCTGTACAGCTTCCGCGATTCGAACCGCCAGATCGCCGGCTATCCGTACGGCGCACTGGCCTTCGGTTCGCCGATTTCGGCCAGAAGTGTGTTCAATCCGCTGGGTGCTGACATCGCCAACTGGTGGCGTCGTACTTCGGAAGTACCGCGCAACACCCGCGCCGAGCTGACCACCTTCCGCTTCAGCGGCGGCCTGGAAGGCAGCTTCGAGTTCTCCGACCGCCTGTTCGACTGGGATGTCGGCTACCTGTACAACAACAACAAGCTGGTCCAGACCAGCACCGGCGACCTCAACCTGACCGCGCTGCGTGCGGCCGTGGGTCCGTCGTTCATCAACAGCAGCGGCGTGGCGCAGTGCGGTACCGTGGCCAACCCGATCGGGTTGAACCAGTGCGTGCCGTACAACCCGTTCCTGCATGCCGGCATCCAGAGCAACGGTGCCAATGGCGCATTGACCGGCAATACCGCCCTGCAGAACCTGCTGTTCCCGTCTGCGCACTCCACCGCCGAGACCACCACCAAGGTCGTCACCGCCAACCTCGCCGGCAGCCTGTTCACCCTGCCGGCCGGCGACCTGGGCTTCGCCGTGGGTATCGAACACCGCAAGGAAACGGGCAGCTTCAGCCCGGACGCGCTGGTGCAGTCGGGCAACACCTCCGGCCTGGCCAACTTCCCGACCGGTGGTGGCTACAAGGTTGACGAAGTCTATGCCGAGTTCAACGTGCCGATCCTGGCCGACCTGCCGGGCGCCCGCGAGCTGAGCCTCAACGCGGCCACCCGTCATTCGGACTACGACACCTTCGGCACGACGCTGAACAGCAAGTTCGGCTTCAAGTGGAAGCCGATCGACTCGCTGCTCATCCGCGGTACCTGGGCGGAAGGCTTCCGTGCCCCGACCATCGCCGACCTGTACAGCGGCGGTTCGCAGTCGTTCGACTTCTTCACCGATCCGTGCGATTCGGTCTACGGTGCAGCGCGCACCAACGCTGCGGTGCGTGCCCGTTGCGCCGCTGCACTGCCGGCCGGCGTCAACGTCAACAACTTCCGCCAGCAGCAGCAGGGCTTCACCCCGACCACCGCTGCATCGTCGCAGACCCCGCTGGCCTTCGTCTCCGGTTCCAACGACCAGCTGACCCCGGAAACCTCGACGTCCAAGACCCTGGGCTTCGTCTGGAGCCCGGGTTTCATCCAGAACTTCAACATGTCGCTGGACTGGTGGGAAATCCGCGTCGAGAACACCATCATCTCGGACACGGCCAACCTGATCCTCAACGACTGCTACATCAACGATATCGCGGCACGCTGCTCGGCGTTCACGCGTGATCCGGTGACCGGCATCGTCAACAACCTCAAGCGCACCGGCATCAACGCCGGCTACCGCGAGGTGGAAGGCTTCGACCTGGATGTCAGCTACCGCCTGCCGACCGATCGTTTCGGCAACTTCAGCGCGCAGTGGACCAGCACCTACACCTCGCGTGACGACCTGGTCACCACCAAGAACCCGGTCACCCACCCGAATCCCCGCACCGGCGTGGGCTGGGCGGGCGGCGCCTTCCGCGTGCGTTCGAACCTGAACCTGGGTTGGGAAATGGGTGACTTCGGTGCCAGCTGGACCGTCCGTTACTTCTCCGGCATGAAGGAATCGTGCCTGAGCGCCGTGACGTTCCCGGAAGAGTGCAACCTGCCGAACTACGCTTCGCCGAACAACCAGGGCGTGGCGGTGGGCAGCGCGACCAACCAGCGTGGCGCGACCGTGTTCAACGACGTCCAGCTGCGCTGGAACGCACCGTGGAATGCGACCGTGGCCGTGGGTGCCAACAACGTGTTCGGCCGCGTGGGCCCGACCATGTACAGCCAGCCGAGCGCGAACGTCTCCTATTACGGTGGCTTCGACATCGGTCGCTTCCTGTACATGAAGTACACCCAGCGCTTCTGA
- a CDS encoding acyl-CoA dehydrogenase, with the protein MSIVLPFLALLLAGAFVAYHRMRLVTWTLISVALLVACWFIPYVNQTATIVAAAVLAVIAVPLLLPFIRKPLLTGPMMKVFRKVLPPLSQTERIALETGSVGFEGELFTGDPDWNILLNYPKPQLTAEEQAFLDGPVEELCTMVNDWEITHVHADLPPELWAFIKKNKFFGMIIPKEYGGLGFSALAHHKVIQKLASVSSVVSSTVGVPNSLGPGELLVHYGTQEQKDQYLPRLADGREVPCFGLTGPFAGSDATSIPDYGIVCKGEWNGEQVLGVKLTFDKRYITLAPVASLIGLAFRMYDPDGLIGDTRDIGITLGLLPRDTAGVEIGRRHFPLNSTFQNGPIRGKDVFIPLTQLIGGAAMAGKGWNMLNECLAVGRSITLPSTASGGAKAGAAVTGAYARIRKQFGLSVGRFEGVEEALARIGGKAYKISALSQATAAAVDRGDVPSVPSAIAKYHCTNMSREVISDMMDVIGGKGIILGPRNFAGRSWQAAPIAITVEGANIMTRSLLIFGQGAILCHPWVLKEMKAAQDPDTRAGLQEFDRSLFGHIRFGLSNAVRSFWFGLTGARFGAAPGDAYTRRYFRKLDRYSANLALMADISMMTLGGKLKFKESLSGRLGDVLSHVYMTSAMLKRYHDEGAPQADQPLLAWAFHDSVHKIEESLSAALRNFPIRPIGWLMWALIFPLGRRAEAPGDRLSRRVAALLMAPNEARDRLASGVFLTPCENNPGGRINSYLSKAIMAEPVERKFLKALKSKGIEALDFKAQLDEAVAEGVITQDERSLLEELRTLTLDTITVDDFDTHELRAASYYDRQHKDPHSQAA; encoded by the coding sequence ATGAGCATCGTTCTTCCCTTCCTCGCCCTGCTGCTGGCAGGCGCGTTCGTCGCCTACCACCGCATGCGGCTGGTTACCTGGACGCTGATCAGCGTGGCCCTGCTGGTCGCCTGCTGGTTCATCCCCTACGTCAACCAGACCGCCACGATCGTGGCTGCCGCCGTGTTGGCCGTCATCGCCGTGCCGCTGCTGCTGCCGTTCATCCGCAAGCCGCTGCTGACCGGCCCGATGATGAAGGTGTTCCGCAAGGTGCTGCCGCCGCTGTCGCAGACCGAGCGCATCGCGCTGGAAACCGGCTCGGTCGGCTTCGAGGGCGAGCTGTTCACCGGTGATCCGGACTGGAACATCCTGCTCAACTACCCCAAGCCGCAGCTGACCGCCGAAGAACAGGCCTTCCTCGATGGCCCGGTCGAAGAGCTGTGCACGATGGTCAACGACTGGGAAATCACCCACGTCCACGCCGACCTGCCGCCGGAGCTGTGGGCCTTCATCAAGAAGAACAAGTTCTTCGGCATGATCATTCCGAAGGAATACGGCGGCCTGGGCTTCTCCGCGCTGGCCCACCACAAGGTGATCCAGAAGCTGGCCTCGGTGTCCTCGGTGGTCAGCTCCACCGTGGGCGTGCCGAACTCGCTGGGCCCGGGTGAACTGCTGGTGCACTACGGCACCCAGGAACAGAAGGACCAGTACCTGCCGCGCCTGGCCGATGGCCGCGAAGTGCCCTGCTTCGGCCTGACCGGCCCGTTCGCCGGCTCCGACGCTACCTCGATTCCTGATTACGGCATCGTCTGCAAGGGCGAGTGGAACGGCGAGCAGGTGCTCGGCGTCAAGCTGACCTTCGACAAGCGCTACATCACGCTGGCCCCGGTTGCCTCGCTGATCGGCCTGGCGTTCCGCATGTACGACCCGGATGGCCTGATCGGCGATACCCGCGACATCGGCATCACCCTGGGCCTGCTGCCGCGCGACACCGCCGGCGTTGAAATCGGCCGTCGCCACTTCCCGCTGAACTCGACGTTCCAGAACGGCCCGATCCGCGGCAAGGACGTGTTCATTCCGCTGACCCAGCTGATCGGTGGCGCTGCCATGGCCGGCAAGGGCTGGAACATGCTCAACGAGTGCCTGGCCGTGGGCCGCTCGATCACCCTGCCCTCCACTGCCAGCGGCGGCGCCAAGGCCGGTGCTGCCGTGACCGGCGCCTATGCACGCATCCGCAAGCAGTTCGGCCTGTCGGTCGGCCGCTTCGAGGGCGTGGAAGAAGCGCTGGCCCGCATCGGCGGCAAGGCGTACAAGATCAGCGCGCTGTCGCAGGCCACCGCTGCCGCCGTGGACCGCGGCGACGTGCCGTCGGTGCCGTCGGCGATCGCCAAGTACCACTGCACCAACATGAGCCGTGAAGTGATCTCGGACATGATGGACGTGATCGGCGGCAAGGGCATCATCCTGGGGCCGCGCAACTTCGCCGGCCGCAGCTGGCAGGCGGCGCCGATCGCGATCACCGTGGAAGGCGCCAACATCATGACCCGCAGCCTGCTGATCTTCGGCCAGGGTGCGATCCTCTGCCACCCGTGGGTGCTGAAGGAAATGAAGGCGGCGCAGGATCCGGACACCCGTGCCGGCCTGCAGGAGTTCGACCGCAGCCTGTTCGGCCACATCCGCTTTGGCCTCTCCAATGCCGTGCGTTCGTTCTGGTTCGGCCTGACCGGCGCCCGCTTCGGTGCCGCCCCGGGCGATGCCTACACCCGCCGTTATTTCCGCAAGCTGGACCGCTATTCGGCCAATCTGGCGCTGATGGCCGACATCTCGATGATGACGCTTGGCGGCAAGCTGAAGTTCAAGGAATCGCTGTCCGGCCGCCTGGGCGATGTGCTGAGCCATGTCTACATGACCAGCGCCATGCTCAAGCGCTACCACGATGAAGGCGCACCGCAGGCCGACCAGCCGCTGCTGGCCTGGGCCTTCCATGACAGCGTGCACAAGATCGAGGAATCGCTGTCGGCCGCCCTGCGCAACTTCCCGATCCGTCCGATCGGCTGGCTGATGTGGGCGCTGATCTTCCCGCTGGGCCGCCGTGCCGAGGCCCCGGGCGACCGCCTGAGCCGCCGCGTCGCCGCCCTGCTGATGGCGCCGAACGAAGCCCGCGACCGCCTGGCCAGTGGCGTGTTCCTGACCCCGTGCGAGAACAACCCGGGTGGCCGCATCAACAGCTACCTGAGCAAGGCGATCATGGCCGAGCCGGTGGAGCGCAAGTTCCTGAAGGCGCTGAAGAGCAAGGGCATCGAGGCGCTGGACTTCAAGGCACAGCTGGACGAAGCCGTGGCCGAGGGCGTGATCACCCAGGACGAGCGCAGCCTGCTGGAAGAGCTGCGCACGCTGACCCTGGACACCATCACCGTGGACGACTTCGACACCCATGAACTACGTGCGGCCAGCTACTACGACCGCCAGCACAAGGACCCGCATTCGCAGGCGGCCTGA
- a CDS encoding serine hydrolase domain-containing protein, with protein sequence MKKNSLRRPIRSAATGLLGMLMPVALSTTAQTPPALPPMPTNIESAAGPTVAHTQPAAYRTGLVPRVQAPAPGFNVANIESMAQQLTYGERVPGMAVAIVQGGRILSARGYGVTDVNNPLPVDAHTVFRLASLSKAFAGTMAGLLVNDGTLRWDSKVTDYVPGFRLNSPEATDRLTVADVLSHRVGLPYNAYDRDIEGNAEYYALTQKLANTSLKCLPGDCYAYQNVAFSLIGDVVYAASGSFYEQSVERRIFKPLGMNDASLGLAGIQASSRWARPHVRSRNGWVSLTPKPTYYRVAPAAGVNASASDMAQWLLAHTGHRPDVLPAPLLATLHSSLINTPGEMRSGWRRERLHSAGYALGWRTFDYAGHDVVFHAGAVQGYRGLVALVPERDLGIAIMWNGESGLPSGLLPTVLDSALGLPAQRWLDVDTDFGSDNLMAEGASPAQQDKRKGKGASSNRAVASPR encoded by the coding sequence ATGAAAAAGAACAGCCTGCGTCGTCCGATCCGTTCGGCGGCCACCGGTTTGCTGGGCATGCTGATGCCTGTTGCCTTGTCCACCACCGCGCAGACACCGCCGGCATTGCCGCCGATGCCGACCAACATCGAATCCGCTGCGGGTCCCACTGTCGCCCACACCCAGCCGGCGGCCTACCGCACCGGCCTGGTGCCGCGCGTGCAGGCCCCGGCGCCCGGCTTCAACGTCGCCAACATCGAATCGATGGCGCAGCAGCTCACCTATGGCGAACGCGTGCCGGGCATGGCCGTGGCGATCGTGCAGGGCGGCCGTATCCTCAGCGCGCGCGGCTATGGCGTTACCGACGTCAACAATCCGCTGCCGGTCGATGCGCACACCGTGTTCCGCCTGGCCTCGCTGTCCAAGGCCTTCGCCGGCACCATGGCCGGCCTGCTGGTCAACGACGGCACGCTGCGCTGGGACAGCAAGGTCACCGACTACGTGCCGGGCTTCCGCCTGAACTCGCCGGAAGCGACCGATCGCCTGACCGTGGCCGACGTGCTCAGCCATCGCGTGGGCCTGCCGTACAACGCCTACGACCGCGACATCGAAGGCAACGCCGAGTACTACGCGCTGACCCAGAAACTGGCCAACACCAGCCTGAAGTGCCTGCCGGGCGACTGCTATGCCTACCAGAACGTGGCGTTCAGCCTGATCGGCGACGTTGTCTACGCCGCTTCCGGCAGCTTCTACGAGCAGTCGGTCGAGCGCCGCATCTTCAAGCCGCTGGGCATGAACGATGCCAGCCTCGGCCTGGCCGGCATCCAGGCCAGCTCGCGCTGGGCGCGTCCGCACGTGCGCAGTCGCAACGGCTGGGTGTCGCTGACGCCGAAGCCGACCTACTACCGCGTCGCCCCGGCGGCTGGCGTCAATGCCAGCGCCAGCGACATGGCGCAGTGGCTGCTCGCCCACACCGGGCACCGCCCTGACGTGCTGCCGGCGCCGCTGCTGGCCACCCTGCACTCCAGCCTGATCAACACCCCCGGTGAGATGCGTTCGGGCTGGCGCCGCGAGCGCCTGCATTCGGCCGGCTACGCACTGGGCTGGCGCACCTTCGACTATGCCGGCCACGACGTGGTGTTCCATGCCGGCGCCGTGCAGGGCTACCGCGGCCTGGTGGCATTGGTGCCGGAACGCGATCTCGGCATCGCCATCATGTGGAATGGCGAAAGCGGCCTGCCCAGCGGCCTGCTGCCGACCGTGCTCGATTCCGCGCTCGGCCTGCCGGCACAGCGCTGGCTGGATGTGGACACCGACTTCGGCAGCGACAACCTGATGGCCGAAGGCGCAAGCCCGGCGCAGCAGGACAAGCGCAAGGGCAAGGGTGCCTCGAGCAACCGCGCGGTGGCGTCGCCACGCTGA
- a CDS encoding hotdog fold domain-containing protein encodes MSTPLLSLYHRLQRWPAGTWLFSRAVCFKAPYFASIAPRITRLEHGRCEGTLTDRRRVRNHIGTVHAIAMCNLAELTAGLMVDASLPKGMRWIPKGMQVQYLAKARGTLQAVALPAQPIMAAAQGYALPVTVSVRDRAGTEVFSAVIDMWMSPAK; translated from the coding sequence ATGTCCACGCCCCTGCTCTCGCTCTACCACCGGCTGCAACGCTGGCCTGCCGGCACCTGGCTGTTCTCACGCGCGGTGTGCTTCAAGGCGCCCTACTTCGCCAGCATCGCACCGCGCATCACCCGCCTGGAACACGGCCGCTGCGAGGGCACGCTGACCGACCGCCGCAGGGTACGCAACCACATCGGCACGGTGCATGCGATCGCGATGTGCAACCTGGCCGAACTGACCGCTGGGTTGATGGTGGATGCATCACTGCCGAAGGGCATGCGCTGGATTCCGAAGGGCATGCAGGTGCAGTACCTGGCCAAGGCGCGCGGCACGCTGCAGGCGGTGGCGCTACCGGCGCAGCCGATCATGGCGGCGGCACAGGGCTATGCGTTGCCGGTGACGGTGAGCGTGCGCGACCGCGCGGGAACGGAGGTGTTCAGCGCGGTCATCGACATGTGGATGTCGCCGGCGAAGTAG
- a CDS encoding NTP/NDP exchange transporter, protein MSAVRGKGPLQGLAAALRESPALWWSFLYFFCLLSGYYVLRPVREAMAASADLETVFPPLLIAWFGSHGIALKDFVLQFLFTCVFVIMLVLQPVYGWLVSRFPRRVFLPAVYGFFIVTLLGFYVMFDSGVPGRGMAFFFWITVFNLFAVAVFWSFMADVFSNVQARAYYGYIGAAGTIGAFLGPIITSALVQRVGIANLMLVSAGFLAICLLSIWRLRHWAVLREQEQQLVSGEKPMGGSVLDGLKLIVREPLLRWLAIMVVFGVGVGTLLYNQQAAIVRAAFTDPAASTAFFSRIDLAVNALALLMQLGLTRWLLSRHGIAPALLIPGFAILIGFSVLAASPMPLLVAVVQVMTRASEFALAKPARETIYTRVDRQWRYKAGAAIDTVVYRGADLSFAWVHKGLSLFGSHVVFIGGMLVAACMTAAAFGVLREEKKLPRDR, encoded by the coding sequence GTGAGTGCGGTACGGGGGAAAGGGCCGCTGCAGGGGCTGGCGGCGGCGCTGCGCGAGTCGCCGGCGCTGTGGTGGTCGTTCCTGTACTTCTTCTGCCTGCTCAGCGGCTACTACGTGCTGCGCCCGGTGCGCGAGGCGATGGCCGCGTCGGCCGACCTGGAGACGGTGTTCCCACCGCTGCTGATCGCCTGGTTCGGAAGCCATGGCATCGCGCTGAAGGACTTCGTGTTGCAGTTCCTGTTCACCTGCGTGTTCGTGATCATGCTGGTGCTGCAGCCGGTCTATGGCTGGCTGGTCAGCCGCTTTCCGAGGCGGGTGTTCCTGCCGGCGGTGTACGGCTTCTTCATTGTCACCCTGCTCGGGTTCTACGTGATGTTCGACAGCGGCGTGCCGGGCCGCGGCATGGCCTTCTTCTTCTGGATCACCGTCTTCAACCTGTTCGCGGTGGCGGTGTTCTGGAGCTTCATGGCCGACGTGTTCTCCAATGTGCAGGCACGGGCCTACTACGGCTACATCGGCGCGGCGGGCACCATCGGTGCCTTCCTCGGCCCGATCATCACCAGTGCGCTGGTACAGCGCGTGGGCATCGCCAACCTGATGCTGGTGTCGGCCGGTTTCCTTGCCATCTGCCTGTTGAGCATCTGGAGGCTGCGGCACTGGGCGGTGCTTCGCGAGCAGGAGCAGCAGTTGGTATCGGGCGAAAAGCCGATGGGCGGCAGTGTGCTGGATGGTCTCAAGCTGATTGTTCGCGAACCTCTGCTGCGCTGGCTGGCGATCATGGTGGTGTTCGGCGTGGGCGTGGGAACGCTGCTCTACAACCAGCAGGCTGCCATCGTGCGTGCGGCGTTCACCGACCCCGCAGCGAGCACCGCGTTCTTCTCGCGCATCGACCTGGCAGTGAATGCGCTGGCGCTGTTGATGCAGCTGGGCCTGACCCGCTGGCTGTTGTCCCGCCACGGGATCGCACCGGCGCTGCTGATTCCCGGCTTCGCGATCCTGATCGGCTTCTCGGTGCTGGCCGCTTCGCCCATGCCCCTGCTGGTGGCGGTGGTGCAGGTGATGACCCGCGCAAGCGAGTTCGCACTGGCCAAGCCGGCCCGCGAAACCATCTACACCCGCGTGGACCGGCAGTGGCGTTACAAGGCCGGCGCAGCCATCGACACCGTGGTCTACCGCGGTGCGGACCTGAGCTTTGCCTGGGTGCACAAGGGCCTGTCCCTGTTCGGCTCGCATGTGGTGTTCATCGGCGGCATGCTGGTGGCCGCGTGCATGACCGCCGCCGCGTTCGGCGTGCTGCGCGAAGAAAAGAAACTGCCGCGCGACCGCTGA